The Oncorhynchus tshawytscha isolate Ot180627B linkage group LG08, Otsh_v2.0, whole genome shotgun sequence genome window below encodes:
- the ids gene encoding iduronate 2-sulfatase, which produces MSLSVQKWFCVLILYMFSHDVVAKTVRRNVLFIMADDLRPTLGCYGDPIVKSPNIDQLASKSNVFLNAYAQQAVCGPSRTSLLTSRRPDTTRLYDFNSYWRVHAGNYTTLPQYFKSKGYTTMSVGKVFHPGIASNHSDDYPYSWSVPPYHPPSFKYENMKVCKGSDGKLHANLLCSVNVSETPLGTLPDMESTEEAIRLLKSTKDSGKNFFLAVGFHKPHIPFRIPQEFLTLYPLDKMSLPPDPDVPKGLPSVAYNPWTDIRKREDVQALNISFPYGPIPKDFQLQIQQHYYASVSYMDSQVGRLLSTLDYLGLAEDTVVVFTSDHGWSLGEHGEWAKYSNFDVATRIPLMFYVAGVTAVRPWPETFPYMNVFGPTPHRFTQGGTVSNVNELLDIFPTVSVLAGLKPPLPCPDNSFDVELCTEGHNLAYTFNNDDNRKKSEAIAFSQYPRPADTPQENSDLPDLKDIRIMGYSLRSWDYRFTVWAGFDPASFQANLSDVHGGELYLLEEDPGQDHNLYNTSEHSLLLCKLGQGQQPWAQTLKQHLLYLTAGNKSKGMA; this is translated from the exons atgtctctgtctgtccagaAATGGTTTTGCGTCCTGATTCTGTATATGTTCTCTCATGACGTTGTTGCAAAAACAG TTCGGCGCAATGTTCTCTTCATCATGGCTGACGATTTGAGACCAACATTAGGATGCTACGGGGATCCTATTGTAAAGTCACCAAACATTGATCAACTTGCCTCTAAAAGTAACGTCTTTCTCAACGCATATGCCCAG CAAGCAGTGTGTGGACCAAGTCGGACCTCCTTACTAACAAGTCGTAGACCTGACACAACCCGGTTATATGACTTTAACTCCTACTGGAGAGTACATGCGGGGAACTACACCACTCTCCCTCAGTACTTCAAGTCAAAGGGCTACACCACCATGTCGGTTGGAAAGGTTTTTCACCCAG GCATAGCCTCTAATCACTCGGATGATTACCCGTACAGCTGGTCTGTACCTCCTTATCATCCTCCCTCTTTCAAGTATGAAAATATGAAG GTTTGCAAGGGCAGTGATGGCAAACTGCATGCCAACCTGTTGTGCTCAGTTAATGTGTCTGAAACCCCTCTTGGGACACTGCCAGACATGGAGAGCACAGAGGAGGCCATCAGGCTGCTCAAGTCCACAAAGGATTCTGGCAAGAATTTCTTTCTGGCTGTTGGATTCCACAAACCTCACATTCCCTTCAGAATCCCACAG GAATTCTTGACACTCTATCCCCTGGATAAGATGAGCCTGCCTCCAGACCCTGACGTTCCTAAAGGCCTCCCCAGTGTGGCCTACAATCCCTGGACTGACATCAGGAAAAGGGAAGATGTCCAAGCTCTAAACATCAGCTTCCCATATGGGCCAATCCCAAAAGATTTCCAG CTCCAGATTCAACAGCACTATTATGCATCTGTGTCATACATGGACTCCCAAGTGGGTCGGTTGTTGAGTACTCTGGATTATCTTGGCCTGGCTGAAGACACTGTTGTGGTCTTTACATCTGACCATG GCTGGTCACTTGGGGAGCATGGAGAATGGGCCAAATACAGCAACTTTGACGTGGCCACTCGCATTCCACTAATGTTCTACGTAGCAGGTGTGACTGCAGTCCGTCCTTGGCCAGAGACCTTCCCTTACATGAATGTGTTTGGCCCAACACCGCATCGCTTCACACAAG GAGGAACCGTGAGCAACGTGAACGAGCTGCTAGATATCTTCCCCACTGTTTCTGTCCTGGCTGGGCTGAAGCCCCCGCTCCCCTGTCCCGACAACTCCTTTGACGTGGAGCTCTGCACCGAGGGACACAACCTGGCCTACACCTTCAACAACGACGACAACCGCAAGAAGTCTGAGGCCATTGCCTTCAGCCAGTACCCCCGGCCCGCCGACACCCCCCAGGAAAACTCAGACCTGCCCGACCTGAAGGACATCCGGATAATGGGCTATTCTCTGCGCTCCTGGGACTATCGCTTCACCGTGTGGGCGGGCTTCGACCCAGCTAGCTTCCAGGCTAATCTGTCAGACGTGCATGGTGGGGAGCTGTACCTCCTGGAGGAAGACCCAGGCCAGGACCACAACCTGTACAACACCTCTGAGCACAGCCTGCTGCTCTGCAAGCTGGGCCAGGGCCAGCAGCCCTGGGCACAGACCCTCAAACAACACCTCCTATACCTCACTGCAGGGAATAAATCTAAAGGGATGGCATGA